The region CACACCCAGACTACTTCTCCACAGACTTTTATGTGATCTGAGGTTCCGAGCGCAACACTATTGGCCTCCAGGGCGGGACCTGTACGTGTACAGATCAAAGTTCAGACGGCACCAACACGGATACCAGACGGGCCAACACGGCCGTCAATAACCCACAAATCGCTGTCTTCCTCGGAGCACTATACCTACGCTGCGTAGTCTTCTACACATTTGCCGCGTCCACGCCCGGTCAGCGAAAGTCGTGCGTGTGCGGCATGACCTGGGTGTTCTGCGCTGCGACCTCAGCGCGACGGCTGCACTAACCGCACTCGTTTATTGATCCTAATATGGTCCTACCGTCCTCGTGGACCGGCCGTCAGGAACACGTCATGGGGTtacgtcgccgccgacgcgcgggCCATTTTCAGGCCACGCCTTGGGAAGAATATGACCTGGCCCGAGCACACCGACGCGTTCGTCCTGTCATTCCGAGCGTATGGCATGCGTCAATGCCTCATCGTACCTCCACGTATACAAATAGTATATGCCGTGAATGCACTAGGTTGACAGCACCTTGGAAAGCCATGTCGCCAGTTCGGCCGCCCGATTTACGTAACCCCAAGAACTTTTGTCTACATGTACTGATGCTGCTATTCCCAAGGCTGAACAGGCCGGACACCCACCACACTCCAATATTCATTCCTCGAGTGTCAATATATACCGTACTGGTAGCTGCCAAAATGGAGAGCCATTGGCAACCCGGTATAAGAAGGTGCAGTTCCCCCATCTCACCTCCCAGTACGATTCAGCAACTTCTCTCTAGTCCTAGGAATCCCGGAACCATGCTCGCGATACTCTTCATTGTCATCTTATACATTCCCATCGGCGCAGTCGTCCACGCTATCCAAGTTAGTATCGGTCCCAAGAGGACGCTAGTAGAGAAAAACTTGACGAAAAAATCGGCAGAGCGCAAGGCTGTACAATACAACAGCCAAAACGCAAAGTACGGTGTACGCAGAACCTCCCACAGCATGATATCCCATTGGCCTTATGGAAGGGCTCAGAAGCCGGCGATTGATACGACATAGAAAACTGACTAAACCCCCCTCTCTTGCAGTCATGTGTGGAGGGGCCCCAGCATTGTATTATTAAGATAATGGTGCCTGGCCGCAAATCGGGCACCTGGCTCGGCTGGGCGACCTTTAAGGAACCTAAATACTACCCCTGCTCGCTAGACAGCGAGGTGAGTACTCCTCAGCTGCCTGTCTTGCCAACGGATACCCTTGTGATCTCCTGCTAACAGTCTTTCTCTCCGTGTTTCCTGACTGCTTCAGTGCCCTAACGATGCGCAGCGCCAGTACTGCTCAGCCGAGGGGTGCGATGATCCTCAGGACGGGGTTAGATGCGGCCTAACGCGAGAGGAAGCCGAAGGAAGCTAAGGTATAATAGAGTAGCATGGGGGAATGCAGGGCAATTCTTGGCTTACGTAGTAGTGCCTTGAGGAACCGTTTAGTGCTAGTCTCTACTATATGAAGTGTTGTCGTCATTCCTACGCGTCTAGCTGGCCTTCTTACTAGCTATCTAGCTAGCCGTCTGGCTAGCTAGGAGCCCGTAATTAAGTAGAGCTTAGCCAGCGGTTAAGCTGGCTAGTAATTTAGTACGGCGGGCTACGGAAGAAAGTAGTTCAACTCAAGTTCTCTAGCCTTGATGCTCGTTCTCTTTACAATAAGAAGAGAGAAGGATAAGAAGTATAGAAAATTGATATTAGGAAAGATCTAGCAAAACGTCCCATGTCTTCTAATCTAGGGCAATAGTAACCCAGCAAGAATATCGCCCTGCCGACCACCTATAAGAGTAAGCCGAAATCTAGGAGGATTATACACTTGGCAAACAGCCCTTCTAGCCGTCATTGCTATTGACTGTGCGGCTGTCACTCCTTTTTAACCTTCTTGCCCTTTGGCATCCGGATCACCCAATATAGCAGAGTAGCTACCGCGATATTAAACACGATATACACCATCCCAATGCCAAAGTCGCGCCATCGGTTGCTATAGCTAGCGTTGATCATGGTCAAGAAGTCATCGGTGGTCGCAATGGGGCAGTAGCTGCATTCGTTCGTGGCACCCTCGTTCATCAAATAACCTCCGGCAATCTTTATGTAAGGGCCAAGGAATTCTTTGCACGTGGTGTTGTTCCCTGGGGGCTTCACAGTGATGAactcgttggcggcgcagaCAACGTCCGCGTGGGCGAGACCGGTTGATAGAAGGGCGGAGATCCAGTATGTGATGGGAGACACACGATACATGAAGATCCAAAAGCCAGGTAGCGCGTCAGGACCGGCCAAAACACCACAGAAGGCCAAACAGAACATGAAGAGGGTCTGGGCaagaccgccgccaccttccTCAGATCCCGCAATGACGATGCACAGGTTGCCCATTGTGCAAGTAAAAATAAGGAATTGCCACATTAGGAGCCAAGCCAATGCTCCTCGCTCGGGTCcctcaccggcggcggaggcgatATTGTTGTATCCGACCGGATAGTAGAGGCAGATGAACATGAAGACTGAAAGTAGCGAGTTCCAGGGGATTTCCACAAAGATCTGCGACAGCATAAACACCTTCCAACTATATGTCTTCGACGGCCTCTCGCGAGCTTCGTATAGGTCGCGCTGTACGACAAAGTAAGGCATCTGTTGCTGCACAAGCTGGTTGAAGACCGTGGCGACCATGAAGAAGGCGAACATCTGGTTCTGAAGCCCCTGGCGACTAAGAGGTGCCTGGAGGAAGACCAATCCGATGAACAAGGCAACGCCGATACCAAGCGCCATCTTGGCGTAGATGTAGACCGGGGTGCGCCAGTATTGCTCAAATGCCCGCTTCGTCACGGTATACATCTGCGTCGATAAGGGGGCCGCAAACTCGTCGTACTCGGTCTTATCTGTACCTTGTACTGCCTCTTGACCGTCTCCTAAGGCTTTGAGACGCTCCAGCTCTTTTTGCACTTCTTCGAACTCAGGGCTGTTGCGCCAAACCTCGAACCAATCGACGTCAGACACGGATCCCGGGGCAGCACCGATGGCTTCCAGCATCCATTCAGCAGGGTTTTCGCCTTTGGGGCACTTTGGTGCGCCGTGACGCTCAAAGTACGACTTTAGAGTCTCGGAGTTATTGCCGATGTCCCCAAAGTATACCGTtttgccgcccttggccaggaATAAAAGTCGGTCGAAACGTTGAAATAGCATAGCGGAAGGCTGATGTATTGTGCATAGGATTGACTGGCCGGCTTTAGAGAGCTTTTCGAGAAGGTCTAGGATAGCCCATGACGTTTGGGAGTCGAGTCCGGACGTTGGCTCGTCAACGAAGAGCAGTAGAGGTGGCTTGGCCGCGAGCTCAACGCCGATAGTAAGCCGCTTGCGTTGTTCTACATTCAAGCCTTCACCAAGTCTTCcaacgatggcgtcggcgtagGATTCCATCTCGAGTAGCTTAATAACTTCGTCCACATACGCGATCTTTTCCGCGTAAGGGGTTGAGCGAGGTTGACGCAGCACGGCGCTGAACTCTAATGCTTCGCGGACCGTAGTCGTTTCGAGGTGGACatcttgctgctgcacaTACCCTGTCTTGCGTTGGAATGAGTCATCGCGTAGCTTTCCGTCGACAAGCATTTCTCCAGTAATCACGCCGACCGACGTGCGATCAGCCAAGCAATCGAGAAGTGTGGTTTTACCAGCGCCAGAAACGCCCATGAGAGCCGTTAGGGTGCCGGGCTTCACCCAACCATCAACGTGATCGAGAATCCGCCGATCTTCCTTCTTTATCATGACGTTATAGCAGATGTTTCGCCAGTGAAAGACGCTTGTAGAACCTTGGAAGCGGCCTCGATCTGTGACCTTGCTCTTGTGCTTCTCTAGCACAGCAACCGGTCCGGATGTGATAGCCTCGGGATCATCTTTGCCTTTCGTGACAGCAGGGACGTGGCCACGTCGGAACACCAACACCTCTCCTTTGGACTTCTTAGCCGTAATCAGCTCGGTGGCAGCAAAGTAGACGAAATGGTTGAAGATGGCAAaagcgatgatgatgccgacgtTTCGCCACTTATGAGAAGCATAGTAGCTATATTGCGAACCGATGTACGCCGTCCCCTGGACGGCATTTTCGCCAGCAACAGAGCCCACAGCAATGCAGGCACGATTCTCCGAGGAAAGATTCTCGTATCCTGGCACCATTGGAGGGAGGAAGGTGTTGCAGTCGAAAGTGCGGCCGTCGAATTCGTTCACCATGAGAGCCTCGAAGCCATACGCGACGGGGTCGAGATAGTTGATCCAGCGGCACCAGCCGAGCATGTCCTGAATAGGTACAACGAAGCCGGTGAAGATGATGAGCGAGAGCAGAATGAGAATACCAGGAACTAGAGCCTGAGCGAGCGATCGCGACAGCGAGGCACTATGACTCTTGTTAGCTCACGATGTGACGGCAAGAGGAAGCAGGGAA is a window of Purpureocillium takamizusanense chromosome 10, complete sequence DNA encoding:
- the CDR1_5 gene encoding Multidrug resistance protein (SMCOG1000:ABC transporter ATP-binding protein~COG:Q~antiSMASH:Cluster_10.1~TransMembrane:13 (o488-505i517-539o551-573i605-622o628-647i659-680o766-786i1185-1208o1220-1241i1261-1288o1308-1331i1343-1366o1459-1480i)~EggNog:ENOG503NTZE), with amino-acid sequence MTTAPPTAIMSDAYVERPAVAESEVTTLNPKADEATTSNSTPGSEHASDDKLEIQRRHSAVQDLARQFTQTSGIDVQANPSKLFHHDDPDSPLNPNGNCFNARIWAKTLAKLTESTSNGFRRSGFAFQHMNVHGYGSATGYQKDVANVLLEIPNLATRLVRGSNSRHRIDILRDFDGVVNSGEMLVVLGPPGSGCSTFLKSIAGETNGLHVDKSSYINYNGITAKEMHSNHSAEAIYTAELDVHFPQLTVGETLTFASRARLPRDLPGGVSKNDFADHYRDVVMAMYGISHTVNTRVGNDLVRGVSGGERKRVSIAEATLANAPLQFWDNSTRGLDSANALEFCKTLRQQSHLFGQTCAVSIYQASQSAYSLFDKVTVLYEGRQIYFGPTASAKQFFVDMGFECPISQTDPDYLTSLTSPLERIIRPGFENRVPRTPDEFAARWKQSREYQALQDEIESYKVCHPFGGADAQAFRDHKRAAQARNQRAKSAFILSYGQQIMLCLWRGWKRLKGDPSITVFSIFSNMLMALVVSSIFYNLPQTTEAFFPRSTALFFSVVINSFSSFLEVLTQYAQRPIVEKQARYGFYHASAEAWASVLMDMPYKIGNCIGFNLIFYFMVNLNRSPGPFFYYLFVNFLLVLTLSGLIRSIASLSRSLAQALVPGILILLSLIIFTGFVVPIQDMLGWCRWINYLDPVAYGFEALMVNEFDGRTFDCNTFLPPMVPGYENLSSENRACIAVGSVAGENAVQGTAYIGSQYSYYASHKWRNVGIIIAFAIFNHFVYFAATELITAKKSKGEVLVFRRGHVPAVTKGKDDPEAITSGPVAVLEKHKSKVTDRGRFQGSTSVFHWRNICYNVMIKKEDRRILDHVDGWVKPGTLTALMGVSGAGKTTLLDCLADRTSVGVITGEMLVDGKLRDDSFQRKTGYVQQQDVHLETTTVREALEFSAVLRQPRSTPYAEKIAYVDEVIKLLEMESYADAIVGRLGEGLNVEQRKRLTIGVELAAKPPLLLFVDEPTSGLDSQTSWAILDLLEKLSKAGQSILCTIHQPSAMLFQRFDRLLFLAKGGKTVYFGDIGNNSETLKSYFERHGAPKCPKGENPAEWMLEAIGAAPGSVSDVDWFEVWRNSPEFEEVQKELERLKALGDGQEAVQGTDKTEYDEFAAPLSTQMYTVTKRAFEQYWRTPVYIYAKMALGIGVALFIGLVFLQAPLSRQGLQNQMFAFFMVATVFNQLVQQQMPYFVVQRDLYEARERPSKTYSWKVFMLSQIFVEIPWNSLLSVFMFICLYYPVGYNNIASAAGEGPERGALAWLLMWQFLIFTCTMGNLCIVIAGSEEGGGGLAQTLFMFCLAFCGVLAGPDALPGFWIFMYRVSPITYWISALLSTGLAHADVVCAANEFITVKPPGNNTTCKEFLGPYIKIAGGYLMNEGATNECSYCPIATTDDFLTMINASYSNRWRDFGIGMVYIVFNIAVATLLYWVIRMPKGKKVKKE